One Fictibacillus halophilus genomic window, GTCTTCCAATATCGTCTTAATTTTTGTTACCATTAAGTCGATCGCAACAAGATTCTGGCCGCCTTCTGGAATAATGATATCTGCATATCGTTTCGTTGGTTCTATGAATTGATTATGCATCGGCCGTACTACTGATGTATATTGATCGATTACAGATTCAAGTGTTCTTCCACGGTCTCGAATATCTCGAACCATTCTTCTAATAATACGTACATCTGCATCTGTGTCTACAAACAGCTTAATGTCCATCAAATCACGTAGTCGTTCGTCTTCAAGGATCAAAATACCTTCCAGTATAATGACATCTTTAGCATCAACTGGGATAATTTTATCACTTCTTGTATGTGCTGTATAGTCGTACACTGGTTTTTCGATGGAATCGTATTTTAGAAGTGAAGATATATGCTGGATTAACAAATCATTATCGAAAGCAAGAGGATGATCATAATTCGTGTCCAATCTTTCTTCCATCGATTTTTCTGATTGATCTCTATAATACGCATCTTGCTCTATGATTAAGATGGATTGGTTAGCAAACTGCCTGTAAATTTCTTTTGCTACCGTCGTTTTACCTGATCCAGATCCACCTGCAACCCCAATTACTATTGGTTTTTGTGCCATTTTGATTACTCCTCCAAACTGCATGTCCCATTAAGAATTTCTAATACTCACCATCATTCCATCCCCAACCGGCAAGATTGAAGACTGATAGTCAGGATGCTGCATCATGTATTCGTTAAAACTTCTAATTTTTTTTACTAGAGAACGAAGTCTTCTACTCTCTAAGCCGCTTTCATCAGCGACATACCCTCTAAAGAGAACATTATCTGTGACGATGATGCCATCAGGTGACAGCATGGAGGAATAATGATCAAAAAAGTTTTGATATTGTCCTTTTGCTGCATCTATAAAAATAAAGTCATATGGGGCATAGTTTTCTACTTGGCTCTGCAATTCATTCGCATCTCCAAATAACAAAGTAATTCTGCTCTCTAGATGAAACGAACTAACATTATCTTTTGCTATATTGTACCGTTCTTCATCTCTTTCAATACTAATAATTTCAGCATCTTCACATGCAAGAGCCATTCGGATGGCGGAATATCCAATCGCTGTTCCTACTTCTAATATACGTTTCGGTTTTTTCAATCTAACGTAGGACAAAAGCGTCTCCATCCCTGTTAGATCCATGATCGGCACATTATGCTCTTTCGCGTATTGCTCCATTTTTAGTACTTGTTCAGAGCGCGTTGGAATAATTTTTTCAATATATTGGTTCAATTCTTTTGAGACCAAAGTAACACGCCTCCTTCACACTAACCGGTATATTGTAACATAATCTTTATTTGAAGGCGAGAGTCCTATTTCGTTACGGCTGTTTTCTATGAAATGACAGATTGCTTCACTCTTCAAATAGATTTATTAACATGTTGATTGTACAGCATAAAAAAAGAGAATACCTACTAGTATCCTCAGAAACATGCTTAATTATTGTCTTTTTCTTGCCAAACCTTCCATTCATCTCTGTATTTTTTATATACAGCGTTATGTTCGCTTAGTGTTTTGGTGTAGATGACTTCACCGTTTGGTCTTGCATAAAAGAACAATTCCTCCATCTTCACTGGTTGCAGTGCAGCTTCAATCGCTTTTTCGCCTGGTGAAGTGATAGGTCCGATCGGAATACCTTTATAAAGGTACGTATTATACTTTGAATCATACTTAAGATGTTCGTATAAGACTTGAACATCGAAATTCTTTCTAGCATATTTAACCGTTGGATCAGAATCCAATTTCATATCCTTACTTAAGCGATTATAAAAAACACCGGCAATCTTTTTTCGGTCCTCTTCGCGCTGAGATTCTTCTTCTATAAGAGAAGACAACGTAATGATCTGAAAAAGTGAATAACCGCTATTCTCTATATCTTTTTCATGTTTAGTCAGGACAACAGAAGATTGCTCGATCATCTTGTCGATCACATCTGTTAATTCTGGTTTCTTCACATCAAAATCATAAGTGGCAGGGAACAAAAATCCTTCGAGTGGATAGTACAGCCCAGCTTTCATGATGTCATCGGGTAAGATTGGATACTTGTCTTGAAGCTGTTTCAAATAAGATTTATCAGTCATTTTTTTGATAATATCTGCTTCGGTATAACCCGTTTTCTGACTGATTAATTTTGCGATCTGCGGGACATTATATCCTTCAGGAATTGTTAAAGTTAGCGCTGGCTTTTTAAACATCTTTCCGTCTTTAAGAGCTGAAATAATTTCAGAAAGGTTCATGGAAGGAGTTAATTCGTAAATGCCCGCTTGAAAGTTACCTTCTCCTTTAACTCGTGTATAGAGTCTGAAGAAATCACCATTGTTGATCAACCCTTTATCCTCAAGCTCTTGTCCTATTTTTGAAGAAGAAGAACCAATTGGAATTTCCACCGTAATTTTTTCATTATTAGTTGAGTCGATCGGCTCAATATTTTTATTGTAATAATAATAAGCACCTATGGCCGCAGCAATGATTAAAGCAACAATTAGAAACAAAATAGATAGAACAATCGTTTTGGTACGTTTTTTACTTTTATTTTCATTTATGTAATTCCCAGATGACTGGAGATGTAACATGTTATGTCCC contains:
- the udk gene encoding uridine kinase, yielding MAQKPIVIGVAGGSGSGKTTVAKEIYRQFANQSILIIEQDAYYRDQSEKSMEERLDTNYDHPLAFDNDLLIQHISSLLKYDSIEKPVYDYTAHTRSDKIIPVDAKDVIILEGILILEDERLRDLMDIKLFVDTDADVRIIRRMVRDIRDRGRTLESVIDQYTSVVRPMHNQFIEPTKRYADIIIPEGGQNLVAIDLMVTKIKTILEDKALLKK
- a CDS encoding O-methyltransferase gives rise to the protein MVSKELNQYIEKIIPTRSEQVLKMEQYAKEHNVPIMDLTGMETLLSYVRLKKPKRILEVGTAIGYSAIRMALACEDAEIISIERDEERYNIAKDNVSSFHLESRITLLFGDANELQSQVENYAPYDFIFIDAAKGQYQNFFDHYSSMLSPDGIIVTDNVLFRGYVADESGLESRRLRSLVKKIRSFNEYMMQHPDYQSSILPVGDGMMVSIRNS
- the mltG gene encoding endolytic transglycosylase MltG, whose protein sequence is MLHLQSSGNYINENKSKKRTKTIVLSILFLIVALIIAAAIGAYYYYNKNIEPIDSTNNEKITVEIPIGSSSSKIGQELEDKGLINNGDFFRLYTRVKGEGNFQAGIYELTPSMNLSEIISALKDGKMFKKPALTLTIPEGYNVPQIAKLISQKTGYTEADIIKKMTDKSYLKQLQDKYPILPDDIMKAGLYYPLEGFLFPATYDFDVKKPELTDVIDKMIEQSSVVLTKHEKDIENSGYSLFQIITLSSLIEEESQREEDRKKIAGVFYNRLSKDMKLDSDPTVKYARKNFDVQVLYEHLKYDSKYNTYLYKGIPIGPITSPGEKAIEAALQPVKMEELFFYARPNGEVIYTKTLSEHNAVYKKYRDEWKVWQEKDNN